The genomic stretch TGAAGTTTTTTATCTGGCTCATGAGTTGTTTTGCCCTGTTGCTGTTGAACGGCTGCTATTATCCCGGCCATCCTCCTCAGCATCCTCCTGTCACCCCGCCTCCTGTTGTCACTCCACCTCCTGTTGTCACTCCACCTCCGGGTGTCTGCGGAGGTATAGCAGGATGGGGCTGTCCTTCAGGGCAGTACTGTGATTTTGGCCGTGGTCAGTGTAATATGCTGGATGCCCAGGGGACCTGCAAGACGAGACCGGAAATGTGTCCGCGCATTTATAAACCTGTTTGCGGCTGCGACGGCAGGACCTATGGAAATCGTTGCGAGGCTCAGCGGGCCGGTGCCACTATCAGGCATAAAGGACCATGTAGGATTGTACGTCCCGTTCATCCGATCAGGCATCGGTAGGAAAGATCAGGCCGAAGTCTGTTTGGCACTGAGTTCTAGGGGCAATCCTGGTAGTAGGGGCACGATGCGCCGTGGCCCATCCAGCACCTTGCAAGAATGACAATTTCGTAATAGAAAGGGCAGGCCTCTGTGGTCTGTCCTTTTTGTATTTTACAACCTCGTCTTGATAACCTGAGCAAGCCGAACAAATTCTTCCAAGGTCAGCTGCTCTGCCCGGACTGTGGGGAGAAGTTTGGCTTCTGCAACACATTCTCTTAACGCATCCTTACTGAGTAAGCCAGTGGCGGCAAGTCCGTTGAGCAGGGTTTTTCGTCGTTGACCAAAGGTGTTGTTAATAATGGTCTTGAGGAGCTTGCGATCAAACACCCCCAATGCGGCTGCTCTTGCTGGCAGGGGATGAAAGGAGAGCCGAATCACCGCAGAGTCCACCTTGGGTCGAGGATGAAATTCTTCCGGTCCTACATGCATGAGCATCTTCACCGTTGCAACAGTTTCCAGCATCACCGTGGGTACTCCGTATGCCTTGGTCCCCGGTTGAGCAAGCAAGCGCAGGGCCACCTCTTTTTGGAGCATGACCACAACAAAGTCGATCAGGTCGTGGTGCTCAATAAGCTTGAAAAGAAAGGGTGAGGAAATGGAATAGGGCAGGTTGGCAACAATTTTCAAACGCTTTCCCCCTGAGAGGCGCACCAGCTCGTTGAAATCCGTTTTAAGGACATCCTGATGGATCAATCGGACATTATCCGGGAGATTTCCCTGTTCCTCGTGGAGACGGATGATTCCGGAATCAGCCTCCAATCCCAGAACTTGGCCCGCAGCGTCGGCCAAGGGGCCTGTTAGGGCTCCCAGTCCTACCCCGACTTCCAGCACGGTATCCTCTTTACTGAGTTCGGAAAAATCAACAATGCGTTCCGCTGTGTGTTGGTGAACAAGAAAGTTCTGCCCTAATTTCTTTGATGCTGCCAGTCCTTGTTTTTTGAGGAGGATTCTGCTCTTCTGATACACCATAGCCTTATGTTTGCCTTATTTTTTTTTATTATTGAGTTTTTGTTTCCGTAGGCGGTGAGCCCGAAGAGTGCGAAAGAATTTAAGGGCGAAAAAATAACTGATAAGACCAGCCGGGATACCTATCAATACTCCTCCGGTGAGCAGGACGGTGATGGTTTTGATCCCGAGATGGCTGAACGAGGCAATACCGTTAACCAGGCCTTCATTACTGATAGCCAGCAGCACCTCTTCCAGATGTTCCCAGGAAATCCTGCCGGGCAGAACGGCATTACCCAGTTTCCAGGTGATGTAATATTGGGGCATAAAGGTCAGCGGGTTGCTGATCATCGTGCCCGCAATAACTGCGGCAAGGGTGCTGACTCGAAAGGTCATGCTGAGAGGAATGATTAGGAGTGTCTGGATAGGCACCAGTGGCAAGACCCCCATGAAAACCCCAAAGGCGAACCCCCTGGCCAGATAGACCGGATCCCCTTTCAGGCGTCGTATCTGTAAAAAATAATATCTGGGCAGGCGAAAGATATTTCGTAGCATAATCAGTTCAGCGTTAGTTCAACGGGGAGCGGGAAAAAGCATCAGCATCCAGGGCAACCGTGGAGCCCATGGCAAACTGAAAATAACCAGCCAGGCCGATCATTGCTGCATTATCAGTACAATATTCAGGAGACGGGGTGAAGCAGCGCAGGCCCTCTTCGGTACAGCGGGCCTTGAGCTGCTGGCGTAGCTTTGTATTGGCAGCAACACCGCCGCCGATGACGACCTGTCTATGACCGGCTTTCTCGGCAGCATAAAGGGTTTTTTCTACCAGCACATCCACCACTGCCTGTTCAAAAGAGGCGCAGATGTCTTCAATGGGGACAGGATTGTTTTTTTGTCGGCATTTATGCACATAATTCGCCACTGAGGTCTTGAGGCCGCTGAAGCTGAAATCAAGGCTTTCTTTGTCCAGCCAGGCACGGGGGAAAGGAATTGCGTTTGCATTGCCCTGATGGGCCAGTTTGCTGACCATCGGTCCACCGGGATAGCCCAGGCCCAGCAGCTTCGCCACCTTATCAAAGGCCTCCCCGGCTGCATCATCACGGGTGCGCCCAAGCAGACGGAACTCGGTTGTGCTGTCCACAGCAAAGAGCGAGGTGTTGCCGCCAGAGACCACCAGGGCGGTATAGGGAAATAGAGGCCGGTCCTCTTCTTTTTCCAGCAGAATAGCCAGTAGATGCCCGGTCAGATGATCCACACCAGTGCAGGGGATCTGCTGAACCAGAGCCACTGCCTTGGCAAAGGTGAATCCCACCAGGAGAGACCCGACCAGGCCCGGTCCTTGGGTGGCTGCAATCAGATCAATATCCTGAAGAGACACGCCAGCTTCAGCCAAGGCTTGGTTCACCACCGGCCAGATTGCTTCGATATGGCAGCGGGAGGCCAATTCCGGGACAATGCCGCCAAACTGGGCATGCACCTCGAACTGGCTACTGATCACATTGGACAAAACCCTGGAAAAAACCCGGCGATCGGCTTCAAGGACAGCTGCCGCAGTGTCATCGCAAGAACTTTCTATAGCAAGTATAAGCATAGGAATGAAGAGGATATATGTTCTATATAAGAAAGCCGGAAGTTGTCAGGCGGAAGTTTTCAGATTAAGGGGCGACAGGAACAGCAAATCCTTTCGCAAAGAGGTGCATTGCTTTTTCCTGTCCGACTTGTAATACTGTACAGTATAAGAATATCAAGCTGGTTTATACGTCAAAATCCAATAAGGTCAATATTAAAAAAATATGCATGCAAGAAAAAACAGCTTGTCCAACGTTGAGTCGTCGGACAGTACGGAATTAAAGGATTTGTTTTCCAGGACCGTTTCGTATCTGCGTCTGTCTCTGACTGATCGTTGTAATCTGAAATGCCTTTACTGTGTACCGGAAAAGGATCGTTCCGAATGTTCTTCCCGTCTTGATCATAATGAGCTGCTCAGCTATGAGGAGCTGCTGCGGGTTGTGCGGGTGGCTGTTTCTCTGGGAATCTCCAAATTGCGTCTCACCGGAGGGGAACCGCTTGTCCGCAGAGACATCATGCATTTTATAGACCAATTGGCCGGAATTGACAACCTCAACGATATAAGAATAACAACGAATGGGGTTCTGCTGGAAAAATTCGCAGAGCCCTTGGCTGCCGCTGGTATCAGGAAGATTAATATTAGTCTGGATACGCTGAAGCCGGAGCGGTTTGAGCGCATTACCGGGGTGGACTGTTTTGCCCAGGTTTGGAAGGGCATTGAGCGGGCCCTGGCCGCTGGTTTTTCCCCAATCAAGTTGAACACGGTGGTTATGCGGGGCATTAATGATGATGAACTGGGCGATTTTGTCAGGATGTCGCAGGAAACATCGATGCAGATCCGTTTTATCGAATTTATGCCCATCGGCTCCTCTTCAAGCTGGGATAAAAAGGCCTATATGTCCTCGGATCAGATCATGGACCGCATCAGTGAGCTGGGAGAGTTGATCCCGATGTCTAAGGGAAGGGCTGATGGGCCAGCATCCATGTTTAAGATTGGGCAGGGTGCCAAGGGAAGGATCGGTTTTATCAGTCCGATCAGTCACCGCTTCTGTGAACACTGCAACCGGCTGCGTTTGACCTCTGAGGGGATGCTTCGTTCCTGCCTGCTTGATGACCGGGAGACCGACCTTCGGTCGGTTCTCCGCCGGGGAGG from Candidatus Electrothrix communis encodes the following:
- a CDS encoding Kazal-type serine protease inhibitor family protein translates to MKFFIWLMSCFALLLLNGCYYPGHPPQHPPVTPPPVVTPPPVVTPPPGVCGGIAGWGCPSGQYCDFGRGQCNMLDAQGTCKTRPEMCPRIYKPVCGCDGRTYGNRCEAQRAGATIRHKGPCRIVRPVHPIRHR
- the rsmA gene encoding 16S rRNA (adenine(1518)-N(6)/adenine(1519)-N(6))-dimethyltransferase RsmA — translated: MVYQKSRILLKKQGLAASKKLGQNFLVHQHTAERIVDFSELSKEDTVLEVGVGLGALTGPLADAAGQVLGLEADSGIIRLHEEQGNLPDNVRLIHQDVLKTDFNELVRLSGGKRLKIVANLPYSISSPFLFKLIEHHDLIDFVVVMLQKEVALRLLAQPGTKAYGVPTVMLETVATVKMLMHVGPEEFHPRPKVDSAVIRLSFHPLPARAAALGVFDRKLLKTIINNTFGQRRKTLLNGLAATGLLSKDALRECVAEAKLLPTVRAEQLTLEEFVRLAQVIKTRL
- the tsaD gene encoding tRNA (adenosine(37)-N6)-threonylcarbamoyltransferase complex transferase subunit TsaD, whose protein sequence is MLILAIESSCDDTAAAVLEADRRVFSRVLSNVISSQFEVHAQFGGIVPELASRCHIEAIWPVVNQALAEAGVSLQDIDLIAATQGPGLVGSLLVGFTFAKAVALVQQIPCTGVDHLTGHLLAILLEKEEDRPLFPYTALVVSGGNTSLFAVDSTTEFRLLGRTRDDAAGEAFDKVAKLLGLGYPGGPMVSKLAHQGNANAIPFPRAWLDKESLDFSFSGLKTSVANYVHKCRQKNNPVPIEDICASFEQAVVDVLVEKTLYAAEKAGHRQVVIGGGVAANTKLRQQLKARCTEEGLRCFTPSPEYCTDNAAMIGLAGYFQFAMGSTVALDADAFSRSPLN
- a CDS encoding DUF2062 domain-containing protein; this encodes MLRNIFRLPRYYFLQIRRLKGDPVYLARGFAFGVFMGVLPLVPIQTLLIIPLSMTFRVSTLAAVIAGTMISNPLTFMPQYYITWKLGNAVLPGRISWEHLEEVLLAISNEGLVNGIASFSHLGIKTITVLLTGGVLIGIPAGLISYFFALKFFRTLRAHRLRKQKLNNKKK
- the moaA gene encoding GTP 3',8-cyclase MoaA — its product is MHARKNSLSNVESSDSTELKDLFSRTVSYLRLSLTDRCNLKCLYCVPEKDRSECSSRLDHNELLSYEELLRVVRVAVSLGISKLRLTGGEPLVRRDIMHFIDQLAGIDNLNDIRITTNGVLLEKFAEPLAAAGIRKINISLDTLKPERFERITGVDCFAQVWKGIERALAAGFSPIKLNTVVMRGINDDELGDFVRMSQETSMQIRFIEFMPIGSSSSWDKKAYMSSDQIMDRISELGELIPMSKGRADGPASMFKIGQGAKGRIGFISPISHRFCEHCNRLRLTSEGMLRSCLLDDRETDLRSVLRRGGSEQDIQQALVDAVRNKPKGHQMEERLKNQGENCHGRMSRIGG